The following proteins come from a genomic window of Solwaraspora sp. WMMA2065:
- a CDS encoding type I polyketide synthase, translating into MDDDGKLLQYLKRVTAELHQTRRRLHEVESADRDPIAIVAMSCRYPGGVTSPEELWRLVVDEVDAIGPFPTDRGWTTGPLPTGDEDGPADGHVREGGFLADPAGFDAELFEMSPREALATDPQQRIMLELAWETFERAGLAPDSLDGAQVGVFVGSGAQDYYDDLSAAATEAVSAYFSTGNAASVISSRISYAFGLAGPALTIDTACSSSLVALHVAAQALRQRECSMALAGGVMVMATPGPFVAFSKQRGLASDGRCKPFSDDADGTGWAEGAGVLLLERLSDAQRNGHPVLAVIRGSAVNQDGASNGLTAPNGLAQQRVIRQALTAAGLSTVDVDVVEAHGTGTRLGDPIEAQALLATYGRGRDADRPLWLGSLKSNIGHAQAAAGVGGVIKMVMALRAGVLPRSLHVSEPSSHVDWSSGGVRLLTRARPWPGTDEPRRAGVSSFGVSGTNAHLILEQAEPAGESGTGDTDLPQPTRRFHRKRYWLDDRAPAGDLATVGLDPADHPLLAAVTVVADTQGAVLTGRLSTATHPWLAEHRVHGEVILPGTAFVELAVRAADQLGCAHIAELTLHAPMRLPAHGGVRIQVVVGEPDQAGARRISIHSRAEQAVAARSWTSHATGHLTTAPIPSGADQPEAEPSWPPAGAEPVPIDTLDDTLAGAGLDYGPAFRGLRAVWRQGVRLWADVRLPDPGDADRFGLHPAVLDAATQALAVDLGDGQGHARLPFSWSGVTLHATGAAELRVRFTPTSPDTYAVAAFDHAGHLVATATAVTFRPLAAVAAAPARTADLHRLDWVPIADPGRDRPAEGVHLLRLDEVCGDDPDTIREHCRQLLATLQHWLGDATNNGTRLAVVTRGAVPVAGTGGDLAGAAVWGLVRSAQAEHPDRFLLVDADPVDRTDPSGVSGVAATGDTPADADTPADADTVAAAVAAALAAGEPQVAVRGGTAHAARLAHLPAAGNARPVLDPAGTVLITGGPGSLGAIVARHLVDRYAVRHLVLLSRQGDQTPGAAALVAELAELGARARVVACDVADRAALARVLTETTARRPLTAVVHAAGVVADGVVTAMTPHRLDAVLAPKVAGALHLHELTAGMDLAAFVMFSSLSGVLGAPGQANYAAANSVLDALAARRHRAGLPAVSVAWGQWDTDGGMTGTLAEADRARMARGGVLPLSVPAGLALFDAAVAATAPAVVAAALQPARLRAGDGVPPVFSSLVGPLTRPAAGGGTGALAARLAELAERERADLLLDLVRTHVATVLGHESPEAVAADREFHQLGFDSLTAVELRNALTAATGLRLPATLVFDHPTANAVAEYLRAELVVGESRPGGALAVASSAGTDEPIAIVAMACRYPGGVSSPEQLWTLVADGVDAIGEFPADRGWQIDQLYDASGERPGSTYVRTGGFLYDAADFDAGFFGISPREAPTVDPQQRLLLETSWEAVERAGIDPLSLRGSATGVFVGVQYHDYVASSSTGAVVSGRVAHHFGFEGPAVSVDTACSSSLVSMHWAAQSLRTGECTLALAGGVTVMATPETFVEFSRQRGLARDGRCKAFSTDADGTAWAEGAGVLVLERLSDARRHGHPVLAVIRGSAVNSDGRSNGLTAPNGPAQQRVIRQALANAGLRPGDVDVVEAHGTGTALGDPIEAQALLATYGQDRDEPLWLGSLKSNIGHTQAAAGVAGVIKMVQAMRYATMPRTLHVTEPSTHVDWAAGKVRLLTTDRPWRRTGQPRRAAVSSFGVSGTNAHLVIEEADPQDAAVTAGGDGGSAAGSESGGGADGGADGGAGEPPVVPWLLSGRTRQALQAQAERLLNHVDDTDDEAADIGYSTVFRPQLEHRAVLLGAERGDFLLGLVALVDGVEEAESVTGTVSSGGLAFVFSGQGAQHPRMGRQLAARFPVFAAALHEVTSEFDTRLDPPLGTVLAAEPGSAEAALLDQTAYTQAGVFAVEVAMLRLLESVGVRPDRLAGHSIGELAAAYAAGMLSLSDACALVAARGTLMQALPAGGAMLAVQASEDEVRPLLTGRLDLAAVNAAQSVVLSGAEQEIRAVAERFAGQGRAVTRLRVSHAFHSAAMEPMLAAYREVVESVTFRPPRVPLVSTLTGAAADPEQLCSAEYWVRQVREPVRFHDAVRCLERAGVTRFVEVGPDAVLVPLVSRGVAATATPPTVAPTMRRGRDEPRTLLDTLARLHVCGVAVDWSAVLADLPVRRVPLPTYAFQRQRYWLDSVAGALADPSAGAHPLVDRTVELPGSGGLMLTGRLSAATHPWLADHVVHGLTVLPGAGLVELATRAGDQLGCGRIEQLDFERPLVLPAGDSVAVQVEVGAADERGARRVLVHSRAGSAGTDPPWQRHASGVLVPDTPAADRLAPDPEFTQWPPPGATPVSLDGWYDELAATAGIAYGPVFRGVRAVWRRADEVYADVALPAVAGTDAADFNLHPALLDAAWQLVAHSPVAAAGPLLPFAVTGVSLFATGAVEARVRVRVAAPATVSVEIVDGAGEPVATVDALALRPAGDLAQDLDDVEVSAGDGSAASRDGGGPGDGPAAALLRVQWQPIAAPDVSPSVAWQLVGPDRWTLAAPLTATAVPDFDAVVASAADGDGEDRPVFLLSCGGGPDPDVVHGETRRAVDALRTWLADSRFDGSRLVVVTGGGVPAGAVADVDPAGAAVWGLVRSAQAEHPDRIVLVDVEPDRVSPALLASAVSTGEPQVAVRDEALYVPRLVPSGPPPQDAPPTPPDFGSGTVLVTGATGALGRVIARHLVTGHGVRHLLLTSRRGMAAPDMTRLRTDLLDLGAQVTVTACDVTDRDEVARLLATVPSEHPLTGVVHAAGVLDDAVIGSLTADRMSNVLRPKVDAAWHLHELTRDTPLAAFVTFSSAAGVLGPPGQANYAAANAYLDGLAAHRRAHDLPAKSLAWGLWSTADEGMGGALTEADLRRLAETGVHPLDAETGLALYDRAVALPDAVLVPIRLDPAKLGPDRPALLDGLAAPPPTDDGATGTRRRSARDANGGAPTGGGGGRLREQLAGKSRPQAQELLLEMIRSEAAKLLGHPGPEAIEPERAFSELGFDSLAAIGFRNRLTLLTGRQQPATLIFDYPNAAALARQFAADLVPDTVDGGAALPDDEIRAVLSSIPLGRLRAAGLLESLLALAGAPTHPAGTPHPAGGSAIDEMDTENLISMALQTADFGE; encoded by the coding sequence ATGGACGACGACGGTAAGCTGCTGCAGTACCTCAAGCGGGTGACCGCGGAGCTCCATCAGACCCGCCGGCGACTGCACGAGGTGGAGTCGGCGGACCGGGACCCGATCGCGATCGTGGCGATGTCCTGCCGCTACCCGGGTGGCGTCACCAGTCCGGAGGAGCTGTGGCGGCTCGTCGTCGACGAGGTCGACGCGATCGGCCCGTTCCCCACCGACCGTGGCTGGACCACCGGTCCGCTGCCGACCGGTGACGAGGACGGTCCGGCCGACGGCCACGTCCGCGAGGGTGGCTTCCTCGCCGACCCGGCCGGCTTCGACGCCGAACTGTTTGAAATGTCGCCCCGGGAGGCCCTGGCCACCGATCCGCAGCAACGGATCATGCTGGAGCTGGCGTGGGAGACCTTCGAACGGGCCGGGCTCGCCCCGGATTCGCTCGACGGGGCGCAGGTCGGCGTGTTCGTCGGCAGCGGTGCCCAGGACTACTACGACGACTTGTCGGCGGCCGCGACGGAGGCCGTCTCCGCGTACTTCAGCACCGGCAACGCGGCCTCGGTCATCTCGAGCCGGATCTCGTACGCCTTCGGCCTGGCCGGCCCGGCGTTGACCATCGACACCGCCTGTTCGTCGTCGCTGGTGGCGCTGCACGTCGCCGCGCAGGCCCTGCGGCAGCGGGAATGCTCGATGGCGCTCGCCGGGGGCGTGATGGTCATGGCGACTCCGGGCCCGTTCGTCGCCTTCAGCAAGCAACGTGGTCTGGCATCGGACGGGCGGTGCAAACCGTTCTCCGACGACGCCGACGGCACCGGCTGGGCCGAGGGCGCCGGTGTCCTGCTGCTGGAACGGCTCTCCGACGCCCAGCGCAACGGGCATCCCGTTCTGGCCGTCATCCGGGGATCGGCGGTCAACCAGGACGGCGCCTCCAACGGCCTGACCGCGCCGAACGGGCTGGCGCAGCAGCGGGTGATCCGGCAGGCGTTGACGGCGGCGGGGTTGTCGACGGTGGACGTCGATGTGGTGGAGGCGCACGGTACCGGTACCCGGTTGGGGGATCCGATCGAGGCGCAGGCGTTGCTGGCGACGTACGGGCGGGGTCGGGACGCGGATCGTCCGTTGTGGTTGGGGTCGTTGAAGTCGAACATCGGTCATGCGCAGGCGGCGGCGGGTGTGGGTGGTGTGATCAAGATGGTGATGGCGTTGCGGGCGGGGGTGTTGCCGCGGTCGTTGCATGTGTCGGAGCCGTCGTCGCATGTGGACTGGTCGTCGGGTGGGGTGCGGCTGTTGACCCGGGCGCGGCCGTGGCCGGGTACCGACGAACCACGTCGGGCCGGGGTGTCGTCGTTCGGCGTCAGCGGCACCAACGCCCACCTGATCCTGGAACAGGCCGAGCCGGCCGGGGAAAGCGGCACCGGCGACACCGACCTGCCGCAGCCGACCCGCCGGTTCCACCGCAAACGCTACTGGTTGGACGATCGGGCACCGGCCGGAGATCTGGCGACCGTCGGGCTGGACCCCGCCGACCATCCCCTCCTCGCCGCCGTCACCGTCGTGGCCGACACCCAGGGCGCGGTGCTCACCGGGCGCTTGTCCACCGCCACCCACCCGTGGCTGGCCGAACACCGGGTCCACGGCGAGGTGATCCTGCCGGGCACCGCCTTCGTCGAGCTCGCCGTCCGGGCCGCCGACCAGCTCGGTTGCGCCCACATCGCCGAACTCACCCTGCACGCTCCGATGCGGCTGCCGGCCCACGGCGGCGTACGGATCCAGGTCGTCGTCGGTGAACCCGACCAGGCCGGTGCCCGGCGGATCAGCATCCACTCCCGGGCCGAGCAGGCCGTCGCGGCGCGGTCGTGGACCAGCCACGCCACCGGTCACCTCACCACCGCCCCGATCCCGTCCGGGGCCGATCAGCCGGAGGCCGAGCCCAGCTGGCCACCGGCCGGCGCGGAGCCGGTCCCGATCGACACCCTCGACGACACGCTGGCCGGTGCCGGTCTCGACTACGGGCCAGCCTTCCGCGGGTTGCGCGCCGTGTGGCGTCAGGGTGTCCGGCTCTGGGCCGACGTACGGCTGCCCGACCCCGGCGACGCCGACCGCTTCGGCCTGCACCCTGCCGTACTCGACGCCGCCACCCAGGCACTCGCCGTCGACCTGGGCGACGGGCAGGGCCACGCCCGGTTGCCGTTTTCCTGGTCCGGCGTCACCCTGCACGCCACCGGCGCCGCCGAACTGCGGGTCAGGTTCACCCCGACCTCACCGGACACGTACGCCGTGGCGGCCTTCGACCATGCCGGCCACCTCGTCGCCACCGCGACAGCGGTCACCTTCCGGCCGCTCGCCGCCGTCGCGGCGGCACCGGCGCGGACCGCCGACCTGCACCGGCTCGACTGGGTCCCGATCGCGGACCCGGGCCGTGACCGCCCGGCCGAGGGTGTGCACCTGCTCCGCCTCGACGAGGTCTGCGGCGACGACCCGGACACGATCCGTGAGCACTGCCGGCAGTTGCTGGCGACGTTGCAGCACTGGCTCGGTGACGCCACCAACAACGGCACCCGGCTGGCCGTCGTGACCCGGGGCGCCGTACCGGTCGCCGGCACCGGCGGTGATCTCGCCGGCGCGGCCGTCTGGGGGCTGGTACGGTCCGCCCAGGCCGAACATCCGGACCGGTTCCTGCTGGTCGACGCGGACCCGGTGGACCGCACCGACCCGTCCGGCGTCAGCGGCGTGGCCGCCACCGGCGACACGCCGGCCGACGCCGACACCCCCGCCGACGCCGACACCGTCGCTGCGGCGGTCGCGGCGGCGCTCGCCGCAGGGGAACCACAGGTGGCCGTACGCGGTGGCACGGCACACGCGGCCCGGCTGGCCCACCTTCCGGCGGCGGGCAACGCTCGACCGGTGCTCGACCCGGCCGGCACCGTACTGATCACCGGCGGGCCGGGATCGCTGGGTGCCATCGTGGCCCGACACCTGGTCGACCGGTACGCGGTCCGGCACCTGGTGCTGCTGAGCCGCCAGGGTGACCAGACCCCCGGAGCCGCCGCGCTCGTCGCCGAACTCGCCGAACTCGGCGCCCGGGCCCGGGTGGTCGCCTGCGACGTGGCCGACCGCGCCGCACTGGCCCGCGTGCTGACAGAGACCACCGCCCGGCGGCCGCTGACCGCCGTCGTGCACGCCGCCGGGGTGGTCGCCGACGGCGTCGTCACCGCGATGACCCCGCACCGGCTCGACGCCGTACTCGCGCCCAAGGTCGCCGGGGCGCTGCACCTGCACGAGCTGACCGCCGGGATGGACCTGGCCGCGTTCGTGATGTTCTCCTCCCTGTCCGGGGTGCTCGGCGCGCCGGGGCAGGCCAACTACGCCGCCGCCAACTCGGTTCTGGACGCGCTGGCGGCCCGGCGGCACCGGGCGGGGCTGCCCGCCGTCTCCGTGGCCTGGGGCCAGTGGGACACCGACGGCGGTATGACCGGAACGCTCGCTGAGGCCGACCGTGCCCGAATGGCCCGCGGCGGGGTACTGCCGCTGTCCGTGCCCGCCGGGCTGGCGCTGTTCGACGCCGCCGTCGCCGCCACCGCGCCCGCCGTCGTCGCCGCGGCGCTGCAACCGGCCCGGCTGCGTGCCGGCGACGGCGTACCGCCGGTCTTCAGCTCGCTGGTGGGTCCGCTCACCCGGCCGGCAGCGGGCGGCGGCACCGGGGCACTCGCCGCGCGCCTCGCAGAGCTCGCCGAGCGGGAACGGGCGGACCTGCTCCTCGACCTGGTCCGTACCCACGTCGCGACCGTGCTGGGACACGAATCACCGGAGGCGGTCGCCGCCGACCGTGAATTCCATCAGCTCGGCTTCGATTCGCTCACCGCCGTCGAGTTGCGCAACGCGTTGACCGCGGCGACCGGGCTACGGCTGCCGGCCACCCTGGTGTTCGACCATCCCACGGCGAACGCGGTGGCCGAGTACCTGCGCGCCGAACTCGTCGTCGGCGAGAGCCGGCCGGGAGGCGCCCTTGCCGTCGCGTCTTCGGCAGGCACCGACGAGCCGATCGCGATCGTCGCGATGGCCTGCCGCTACCCGGGCGGCGTCAGCTCGCCGGAGCAGTTGTGGACCCTCGTCGCCGACGGGGTCGACGCCATCGGCGAGTTCCCCGCCGACCGTGGCTGGCAGATCGACCAGCTCTACGACGCCAGCGGGGAACGGCCTGGCAGCACGTACGTGCGTACCGGGGGATTCCTCTACGACGCCGCCGATTTCGACGCCGGCTTCTTCGGCATCTCACCTCGCGAGGCGCCGACCGTCGACCCGCAGCAGCGGCTGCTGCTGGAGACCTCGTGGGAGGCCGTCGAACGGGCCGGCATCGACCCGTTGTCCCTGCGGGGCAGCGCTACCGGCGTCTTCGTCGGTGTCCAGTACCACGACTACGTGGCCAGCAGCTCCACCGGCGCGGTGGTGTCCGGTCGGGTGGCCCACCACTTCGGATTCGAAGGCCCGGCGGTCAGTGTCGACACCGCCTGCTCCTCGTCGCTGGTCTCGATGCACTGGGCGGCGCAGTCGCTGCGTACCGGGGAGTGCACGCTGGCGCTGGCCGGCGGGGTCACGGTGATGGCGACCCCGGAGACGTTCGTCGAGTTCAGCCGCCAACGCGGGCTGGCCCGCGACGGTCGCTGCAAGGCCTTCTCCACCGACGCCGACGGCACCGCCTGGGCGGAGGGCGCCGGGGTCCTCGTCCTGGAACGACTCTCCGACGCCCGCCGGCACGGTCACCCGGTGCTCGCCGTGATCCGGGGCTCGGCGGTCAACTCCGACGGCCGGTCCAACGGGCTCACCGCTCCGAACGGACCCGCCCAGCAGCGGGTGATCCGCCAGGCGTTGGCCAACGCCGGTCTGCGGCCGGGCGACGTCGACGTGGTGGAGGCGCACGGCACCGGCACGGCGTTGGGCGACCCGATCGAGGCGCAGGCCCTGCTCGCCACCTACGGGCAGGACCGGGACGAACCGCTCTGGCTGGGCTCGCTCAAGTCGAACATCGGGCACACCCAGGCCGCCGCCGGGGTCGCCGGAGTGATCAAGATGGTGCAGGCGATGCGGTACGCGACGATGCCGCGGACGCTGCACGTGACCGAGCCGTCGACGCATGTCGACTGGGCTGCGGGGAAGGTTCGGCTGCTGACCACGGACCGGCCGTGGCGGCGGACCGGCCAGCCCCGCCGGGCCGCGGTCTCGTCCTTCGGCGTCAGCGGTACCAACGCCCATCTGGTGATCGAGGAGGCAGACCCGCAGGATGCCGCCGTCACCGCCGGTGGTGACGGCGGTAGTGCGGCCGGCAGTGAGTCCGGCGGTGGGGCCGATGGTGGGGCCGATGGTGGGGCCGGCGAGCCGCCGGTGGTGCCGTGGCTGCTGTCCGGCCGTACCCGCCAGGCACTGCAGGCACAGGCGGAGCGGCTGCTGAACCATGTCGACGACACCGACGACGAAGCGGCCGACATCGGCTACTCCACCGTGTTCCGGCCACAGTTGGAGCACCGGGCCGTGCTGCTCGGCGCGGAGCGGGGCGACTTCCTGCTCGGGCTCGTCGCACTCGTCGACGGCGTCGAGGAGGCCGAGTCGGTGACCGGCACGGTCAGCAGCGGCGGCCTCGCCTTCGTCTTCTCCGGCCAGGGCGCGCAGCACCCCCGGATGGGACGGCAGCTCGCGGCCCGGTTCCCGGTGTTCGCGGCGGCGCTGCACGAGGTGACCAGCGAGTTCGACACGCGTCTGGACCCGCCGCTGGGTACGGTGCTCGCCGCCGAGCCGGGCAGCGCCGAGGCCGCGCTGCTCGACCAGACCGCCTACACCCAGGCCGGGGTGTTCGCCGTCGAGGTCGCCATGCTGCGGTTGCTGGAGTCGGTCGGGGTCCGTCCGGACCGGCTCGCCGGACACTCGATCGGCGAGCTGGCCGCCGCGTACGCCGCCGGCATGCTCTCGCTGTCCGACGCGTGCGCCCTGGTCGCCGCCCGGGGCACCCTGATGCAGGCGCTGCCGGCCGGCGGTGCGATGCTCGCCGTGCAGGCCAGCGAGGACGAGGTACGCCCGCTGCTGACCGGCCGGCTGGACCTCGCCGCCGTCAACGCGGCGCAGTCGGTGGTGCTCTCCGGTGCCGAGCAGGAGATCCGGGCCGTCGCCGAAAGGTTCGCCGGGCAGGGCAGGGCGGTGACCCGGCTGCGCGTGTCGCACGCGTTCCACTCGGCGGCGATGGAGCCGATGCTGGCCGCGTACCGCGAGGTGGTCGAGTCGGTCACCTTCCGGCCGCCCAGGGTGCCGCTGGTCTCCACGCTCACCGGCGCGGCGGCGGACCCGGAGCAGTTGTGCTCGGCGGAGTACTGGGTACGGCAGGTGCGCGAGCCGGTGCGGTTCCACGACGCGGTCCGCTGCCTCGAACGCGCCGGCGTCACCCGGTTCGTCGAGGTCGGGCCGGACGCCGTGCTCGTCCCGCTGGTGTCGCGCGGCGTCGCCGCGACGGCCACGCCGCCGACGGTCGCGCCGACGATGCGTCGGGGCCGCGACGAGCCGCGCACGTTGCTGGACACGCTCGCCCGGCTGCACGTGTGCGGCGTCGCGGTGGACTGGTCGGCGGTCCTCGCCGACCTTCCGGTGCGCCGGGTACCCCTGCCCACCTACGCCTTCCAACGCCAGAGGTACTGGCTGGACAGTGTCGCGGGTGCCCTCGCTGACCCGTCTGCCGGTGCTCATCCGCTCGTCGACCGGACGGTAGAACTGCCCGGCTCGGGTGGGTTGATGCTGACCGGCCGGTTGTCCGCCGCGACCCACCCCTGGCTGGCCGACCACGTGGTACACGGACTGACCGTGCTGCCCGGCGCCGGCCTCGTCGAACTCGCCACCCGGGCCGGCGACCAGCTCGGCTGCGGGCGGATCGAACAGCTCGACTTCGAACGTCCGCTGGTCCTGCCGGCCGGCGACAGCGTCGCCGTGCAGGTGGAGGTCGGTGCCGCCGACGAACGTGGGGCACGGCGTGTCCTGGTGCACTCCCGGGCCGGATCCGCCGGAACCGACCCGCCCTGGCAGCGGCACGCCAGTGGGGTGCTGGTGCCGGACACCCCGGCCGCCGACCGGCTGGCACCAGACCCGGAGTTCACCCAGTGGCCGCCGCCGGGAGCCACCCCGGTGTCGCTGGACGGCTGGTACGACGAGCTCGCCGCGACCGCCGGAATCGCCTACGGCCCGGTCTTCCGCGGGGTGCGCGCGGTGTGGCGGCGGGCCGACGAGGTGTACGCCGACGTCGCCCTGCCGGCCGTGGCCGGCACTGACGCCGCCGACTTCAACCTGCACCCGGCGTTGCTGGACGCGGCCTGGCAGTTGGTGGCGCACAGCCCGGTGGCGGCGGCCGGCCCGCTGCTGCCGTTCGCGGTGACCGGGGTGAGCCTGTTCGCCACCGGCGCCGTCGAGGCGCGGGTGCGCGTACGGGTCGCCGCGCCGGCGACGGTGTCGGTCGAGATCGTCGACGGCGCCGGTGAACCGGTCGCCACCGTCGACGCGCTCGCGCTGCGCCCCGCCGGTGACCTGGCGCAGGACCTCGACGACGTGGAGGTGTCCGCCGGTGACGGGTCAGCGGCCAGCCGCGACGGCGGAGGTCCGGGCGACGGGCCAGCGGCGGCGCTGCTGCGGGTCCAGTGGCAGCCGATCGCCGCACCCGACGTGTCGCCGAGCGTCGCCTGGCAGCTGGTCGGCCCGGACCGCTGGACGCTGGCGGCGCCGCTCACCGCGACCGCCGTACCGGACTTCGACGCCGTCGTCGCGTCGGCGGCCGACGGCGACGGCGAGGACCGGCCGGTGTTCCTGCTCAGCTGTGGCGGCGGCCCGGACCCGGACGTCGTGCACGGCGAGACCCGGCGGGCGGTCGACGCGTTGCGTACCTGGCTGGCCGACAGCCGGTTCGACGGGTCGAGGCTGGTGGTGGTGACCGGCGGCGGCGTCCCGGCCGGTGCCGTCGCCGACGTGGACCCGGCCGGTGCCGCCGTCTGGGGCCTGGTACGCAGCGCGCAGGCCGAGCACCCCGATCGGATCGTGCTGGTCGACGTCGAGCCGGACCGGGTCTCGCCCGCGCTGCTGGCCTCGGCGGTGTCCACGGGGGAGCCCCAGGTGGCGGTCCGCGACGAAGCCCTGTACGTGCCCCGCCTGGTGCCGAGCGGTCCGCCGCCGCAGGACGCGCCCCCCACGCCCCCGGACTTCGGCTCGGGCACGGTCCTGGTGACCGGGGCGACCGGCGCCCTCGGCCGGGTGATCGCCCGGCACCTGGTGACCGGTCACGGCGTACGGCATCTGCTGCTGACCAGCCGGCGGGGCATGGCCGCGCCCGACATGACGCGGCTGCGTACCGACCTGCTCGACCTCGGCGCCCAGGTGACGGTCACGGCCTGCGACGTCACCGACCGCGACGAGGTGGCACGGTTGCTCGCCACGGTGCCGTCGGAGCATCCGCTCACCGGCGTCGTGCACGCGGCCGGCGTTCTCGACGACGCGGTGATCGGCTCGCTGACCGCCGACCGGATGTCGAACGTGCTGCGGCCCAAGGTGGACGCCGCGTGGCACCTGCACGAGCTGACCAGGGACACGCCGCTCGCCGCGTTCGTGACGTTCTCCTCCGCCGCCGGGGTCCTCGGCCCACCCGGTCAGGCCAACTACGCCGCGGCCAACGCCTACCTGGACGGGTTGGCCGCCCACCGGCGGGCGCACGACCTGCCGGCCAAGTCACTGGCCTGGGGCCTGTGGTCCACTGCCGACGAGGGGATGGGTGGCGCACTGACCGAAGCCGACCTGCGGCGGCTCGCCGAGACCGGTGTCCACCCGCTCGACGCCGAGACCGGTCTCGCCCTGTACGACCGGGCGGTGGCCCTGCCCGACGCCGTGCTGGTGCCGATCCGGCTCGATCCGGCGAAGCTGGGGCCGGACCGGCCGGCGTTGCTCGACGGCCTGGCCGCGCCCCCGCCGACGGACGATGGCGCGACCGGGACGCGTCGGCGCTCCGCGCGGGACGCGAACGGCGGCGCGCCGACCGGTGGTGGCGGCGGCCGGCTCCGCGAGCAGCTCGCCGGCAAGTCCCGCCCGCAGGCGCAGGAACTGCTGCTGGAGATGATCCGCAGTGAGGCGGCGAAGCTGCTCGGGCACCCGGGGCCGGAGGCGATCGAGCCGGAGCGGGCCTTCAGCGAGCTGGGCTTCGATTCGTTGGCCGCGATCGGGTTCCGTAACCGGTTGACCCTGCTCACCGGCCGGCAGCAGCCGGCGACGTTGATCTTCGACTATCCCAACGCCGCCGCGCTGGCCCGGCAGTTCGCCGCCGACCTCGTGCCGGACACCGTCGACGGCGGCGCTGCGCTGCCCGACGACGAGATCCGGGCGGTGCTGAGCAGCATCCCGCTGGGCCGGCTGCGTGCCGCCGGACTGCTGGAGAGCCTGCTCGCGCTGGCCGGCGCGCCGACGCACCCGGCCGGCACGCCCCACCCGGCGGGCGGCTCCGCGATTGACGAAATGGACACCGAGAACCTCATCAGCATGGCCCTGCAGACGGCCGACTTCGGCGAGTGA